In the Sphingobacterium sp. PCS056 genome, TTTGCATCAGATTATAGTCAAAAGGTACATGGCAAAAATATCAAAACAAATAGTAGAGCTGAAGTGATCAGTTTTTTGAAGAAGCAAAAAGGGTATCAGTTAAACTGCAAAACAACAACTTCAATTTTAGAGAAGTCTGCAAACTATATGGTGGCAAAAATCACGATGCAGTTTGAAAATTTTACAAGAATGGAATTGGTTACCTTAATCAATGAAGGCGGTGTCTGGAGAGTTTCTAAATCAATCAATAGTTATTTGTAGGAATTGTTTAATTAAGTATCATATGTTTATGTAGGTCCTGTCGAGAGATAGGACCTTTTTTGTTGAGTTTTTCTTTTCAAATACGATCGTTCGATGTTACATGTATTATAATATGTTCGCTGTGAATACTCCTAAATAAAAATAAAGGAGTGAATTGTCATTTATATAAAGTAACACTTCCTTTTATGAGTTGGAGATTAAACTGTCCGATACTTGTCTTTTTGAGCATACTGCTTAATTGATTTCTTACTTTTTTAAAATCATGGTGAAGTGGACATGGATTTTTTTCCGAGCAATAATCTAATCCCATGCCGCAACCTGTAAAAATCTGTTCGCCATCTATGGCTAATACAATATCAGCAATGGGCTTTTTTAATCCTTCTGGATCAATAAAGAATCCACCATGGGGCCCTTTTGAAGATTGTATTATACCTACTTTACTCAAGTTTTGAAGAATTTTCCCTAAGAAGGGTTCCGGAGACTTTACTTTTTCAGCAATTTCTTTAATACCTACCTTTCGTCCCTCTTGAGAGCTTTGAGCGATATAAAATACCGCACGGATGGCATATTCACAGGTTTTAGAAAAAACACCCATTTTTTGATTCTATTAATTGTCGTATTTTATGCAAAGATACAGCTCTAATTGGTATTTAAGACATTCTGTACACGTTCCATATGATCCTTTTTATGTATGGAAAGCCTGATGATGCTATTCTCAGTTGCCTTAAGATTGTGAATTATGGCTCCTTCTATGCCAATGAGATCTCCTTTTGTCATGGTATGCATAACGCCTGCAATATTTAAGTTGATGGATCCTTCCTGGATGTGTATGACAATAGGAAAGGGGCTTTTATGATCGACCATCAGTACTCCTTTTGCTAGACATATCCGGAGTTCTTTGGTCGATGATGTTTCTAATAAAAGCGTCACTATTGGTTTTTCTGATGCATGAGATACTCCTTGATATAGCGATACAGGCGTGTTGTTTTTATTCATTTCCATGTCAGTTTTTTTTTGATTAACACAAATATAGTAATAAAAGACTTTTAACTCTTTTAATTATGATTATATTTGATCATACATATAATACTGAAAATAATCGTTTTATTAATTATGTACCGGGCATATGAAAAAGAAAGATATCACAACACTAGCAGATATTCAATTACTTGTTGATACATTTTATGGGCGGGTTCGTGAGGATTTGCTTATTGGGCCCATCTTCAATAATTTATTGGAAGGACGTTGGGAGGAACATTTAAAAAAAATGTATAGCTTTTGGCAAACTATTTTGCTGGAAAAGCATAGCTACTTTGGAAGTCCATTTCCACCACATGCTGCCATGGCGCTTACTAATGCGCATTTTGATGCTTGGTTAAAGCTTTGGTATCGTACAGTGCACGAATTTTTTGAAGGAGAAAAAGCCGATGAAGCGATTCATAGAGGAGAGAAGATGGCCACTATGTTTTTATCTAAAATCAACTATTTTAATAACCTAAAGACTAAACCTCTCACTTAACACTCCCAAACCACCTTTTGAAAAGTAATTAAACCCTGTTGGCTCTACATTAGAGTATTGATATTTGAAGATATATGATCATGTTATGGATAAAATGTAATTAAAATATCATCCATTTTGCAAGGGCTAATGTTGACATCAGAAAGGTGGTATCTTAATTGTTGATGATAGTTTATTAATACATATCCATTTGAAATTATTAAGATGTACAGTTTATATATTTATATGTAAATTTCAGTAGCATAATCAATCATTTTTTTGATCGTATTGCTGTACAGCACGTTTGGTGGAAGATTAAATCTGGCTTTAAAAATTAAAATGGATGATATCCGGTTTAAAAACAAGTAAATGAATAGCGAAATTGAGAATAAACTTCGAGATAAAAATACGAAGCCAACGAGTATGCGGATTTTGGTTTACGATTTTTTGGCTTCACAACATATTGCTTTATCGTTGTCGGAAATGGAATCCCATTTCTATCCTGCAGACCGAATAACACTTTACCGCACACTCAAAACTTTTGAAGAAAAAGGTATCGTCCATAGTATACAAGAAAATAATACAAGTAAATACATACTCTGCCATGATGACTGTAATGAGGAAACCCATAAGGATTGGCATCTTCATTTTTATTGTAAGATCTGTAAGCAGACCACATGCCGGACAGATATCAGCTTTTCTTCACCCATTAATAGTGCAGTTCGAATGGATGAGGTTCGATTTTTTGCTAAAGGAATCTGTGAAAACTGTATGAATGAAACTATGCAATAGTATTGCATCTCATGAGTGAGTATCTTTGGTATTATTAATAGGTTTAAGAAATCTTATACAATGACTACACAACACAAACATACGTATGATCAGGCTGGAAATCAGCTTTGCTGTACAGAGGCGACAAAGATATATACACAAGCTGGTGCTCCTGAATTGGTTGACCATCAGAACAAATGTAAAGGTCATGATCATGAGGGACACGATCATACTAAACATAGTGATGATGATGGGCACAATCATGATCATGTAGCAGGCAGTCCATTGAAACTGTTTGCTCCTGCAATCATCTCTTTTGTACTTTTGATGGCAGCTATTGCTTTGGATAATTGGATGGCACAAGAGTGGTTTGAAGGTTGGATAAGGGTTGTATGGTATGTAGTTGCGTATGTTCCTGTGGGTTTTCCTGTTATTAAAGATGCGGTTGTCAGTATACGTAAGGGTGATGTTTTTTCAGAATTTTTATTAATGGTTATCGCTACCCTTGGTGCATTTGCTATTGGTGAATATCCCGAGGCTGTGGCAGTCATGCTATTTTATGCTGTTGGTGAAGTTTTTCAAACTTTAGCTGTATCAAGGGCTAAAGGAAATATTAAGGCGCTTTTGGATCAGCGCCCAGACGAAGTTACTATTTTGATCGATAATCAGCCACAAATCATAAAAGCTGCAAATGCAGAGATCGGATCTATTATTCAATTAAAACCAGGAGAAAAATTAGGTTTAGACGGTGAATTACTATCGGATGAAGCTTCTTTTAATACAGCCGCTTTGACTGGAGAAAGTAAACCTGATCGTAAATCAAAAGGTGACTCTGTCCTTGCGGGAATGATCAATTTGAATATGGTCAGTATGGTTAAGGTAACGACTTCGTATACAGATAGTAAATTGAGTAAGATCCTAGAGCTGGTACAAAATGCAACGGCTCAAAAAGCACCTACTGAATTGTTCATCCGTAAATTTGCAAAAGTATATACGCCAATAGTTGTTTTTCTAGCGATCGGTATTTGTTTATTGCCAGCGCTGTTTGTAGCAGATTACATGTTTAGTGACTGGTTATATCGGGCTTTAGTATTTTTAGTGATTTCTTGTCCCTGTGCTCTAGTTATTTCTATTCCTCTGGGTTATTTTGGAGGAATAGGTGCAGCCAGTCGCAATGGTATATTGTTTAAAGGAAGTAATTTTCTGGATACGCTAGCGACTATACAACATGTGGTCATGGACAAAACGGGCACCATGACTGAAGGGATCTTTCAGGTACAAGAAGTTAATTTTAATTCAGATTTTGATCAGGCAGTAATCTTAAAAATGGTGAATGCCTTGGAAAGTAAAAGTACCCATCCCGTCGCTACAGCTATCCATCAGTATGTCGGTGAGGTCGATCCCAACCTTCGCTTAGATCAAGTGGAAGAAATTGGGGGACATGGATTAAAGGCTGCAGTGGATGGAAAACAATTGCTGGTGGGCAATTTTAAGTTAATGGATAGATTTAATGTCCGTTATGATATTGACCCCGCTACGATTGTATATACGGTGATTGCTGTTGCGTATGATGGTCAGTTTGTTGGTTATATTACTATTGCGGATAGCATTAAAGCCGATGCATTAGATACCATTAAACAGTTGCACAAACTAAATGTAAAAGCAACTATGCTAAGCGGAGATAAAATCACTGTTGTTCGCTATGTGGCTGATCAATTGGGTATTGATCAGGCTTTTGGAGATCTGTTGCCCGAAGATAAAGTAAATAAGCTAAAAGAAATCAAAGCACAACATCAACGGGTGGCATTTGTTGGAGACGGTGTCAATGATGCTCCGGTTGTGGCGTTAAGTGATGTAGGGATTGCAATGGGTGGACTAGGTAGCGATGCGACCATTGAAACTGCAGATGTAGTGATTCAAGATGATAAGCCATCCAAAATACCAGTCGCGATTCGTATAGGTAAGCAGACTAAACGCGTTGTATGGCAAAATATTACATTAGCTTTTGTGATCAAAGGAATTGTACTGATCTTGGGAGCAGGTGGGATAGCAACGATGTGGGAGGCTGTTTTTGCAGATGTCGGTGTATCTTTGATCGCTATATTGAATGCGGTACGAATTCAAAAAATGAAATTTTAATATGATCGTAATACGTTTGTTTATTTCAAAAAGCAAACGTATTATATCTTTTATCTCTATATGATCGGTATTCGCTATAATTTGAGCTTAATGCTGTTTATTATTTTTTGATAATACTTCGATTTATTTTCTTCATCGATAATCTCAACTTTCACATCATTAGCACGTAATAGCTGAATTTTATCGGATGAATCATTCACATATTTGTTTGGGATATAATAGTAGATCTGATTTTTTATAAAAGTATTTTTCTTATAAAATTTGTTTC is a window encoding:
- a CDS encoding nuclear transport factor 2 family protein, whose amino-acid sequence is MKTLVKTFTAAVLVAISTLTIAAERPEKAINLSTADFAITHYVEVITEGQSLGLEQLFASDYSQKVHGKNIKTNSRAEVISFLKKQKGYQLNCKTTTSILEKSANYMVAKITMQFENFTRMELVTLINEGGVWRVSKSINSYL
- a CDS encoding group III truncated hemoglobin, with the protein product MKKKDITTLADIQLLVDTFYGRVREDLLIGPIFNNLLEGRWEEHLKKMYSFWQTILLEKHSYFGSPFPPHAAMALTNAHFDAWLKLWYRTVHEFFEGEKADEAIHRGEKMATMFLSKINYFNNLKTKPLT
- a CDS encoding RrF2 family transcriptional regulator, which produces MGVFSKTCEYAIRAVFYIAQSSQEGRKVGIKEIAEKVKSPEPFLGKILQNLSKVGIIQSSKGPHGGFFIDPEGLKKPIADIVLAIDGEQIFTGCGMGLDYCSEKNPCPLHHDFKKVRNQLSSMLKKTSIGQFNLQLIKGSVTLYK
- a CDS encoding Fur family transcriptional regulator: MNSEIENKLRDKNTKPTSMRILVYDFLASQHIALSLSEMESHFYPADRITLYRTLKTFEEKGIVHSIQENNTSKYILCHDDCNEETHKDWHLHFYCKICKQTTCRTDISFSSPINSAVRMDEVRFFAKGICENCMNETMQ
- a CDS encoding heavy metal translocating P-type ATPase, with product MTTQHKHTYDQAGNQLCCTEATKIYTQAGAPELVDHQNKCKGHDHEGHDHTKHSDDDGHNHDHVAGSPLKLFAPAIISFVLLMAAIALDNWMAQEWFEGWIRVVWYVVAYVPVGFPVIKDAVVSIRKGDVFSEFLLMVIATLGAFAIGEYPEAVAVMLFYAVGEVFQTLAVSRAKGNIKALLDQRPDEVTILIDNQPQIIKAANAEIGSIIQLKPGEKLGLDGELLSDEASFNTAALTGESKPDRKSKGDSVLAGMINLNMVSMVKVTTSYTDSKLSKILELVQNATAQKAPTELFIRKFAKVYTPIVVFLAIGICLLPALFVADYMFSDWLYRALVFLVISCPCALVISIPLGYFGGIGAASRNGILFKGSNFLDTLATIQHVVMDKTGTMTEGIFQVQEVNFNSDFDQAVILKMVNALESKSTHPVATAIHQYVGEVDPNLRLDQVEEIGGHGLKAAVDGKQLLVGNFKLMDRFNVRYDIDPATIVYTVIAVAYDGQFVGYITIADSIKADALDTIKQLHKLNVKATMLSGDKITVVRYVADQLGIDQAFGDLLPEDKVNKLKEIKAQHQRVAFVGDGVNDAPVVALSDVGIAMGGLGSDATIETADVVIQDDKPSKIPVAIRIGKQTKRVVWQNITLAFVIKGIVLILGAGGIATMWEAVFADVGVSLIAILNAVRIQKMKF